A window of the Gossypium hirsutum isolate 1008001.06 chromosome A05, Gossypium_hirsutum_v2.1, whole genome shotgun sequence genome harbors these coding sequences:
- the LOC107960738 gene encoding putative F-box protein At1g67623, which translates to MTSKIVNDIARSLPEDMLSEILKHAASNSAADFVNARLSCKAFRAASNYDQIFQNVSMEKLNFVPWRRSEKVLQKRCEAAQNAEALYRKGMMDCFSLRESEFGLHCLKKAAEKGHVEAIYTYGIILICFGGELREQGLRIISSLDLTNSSKRRTRIVTSCRLKTENFLSNMWVYAALTEPTRISRSCDGDIRERPNRSCTSSEGQAWEASKNVGYCCDPCFWDGEATLFCSLLRKYLIN; encoded by the coding sequence ATGACGAGCAAAATTGTTAACGACATCGCAAGGTCACTTCCAGAAGATATGTTGTCGGAAATTCTCAAGCATGCGGCGTCGAATTCTGCCGCTGATTTCGTCAATGCCAGGTTAAGTTGCAAGGCCTTTCGTGCTGCTTCGAATTACGATCAAATCTTCCAGAACGTTTCAATGGAGAAACTTAACTTCGTTCCATGGCGTAGAAGCGAGAAAGTTTTGCAAAAAAGATGCGAAGCTGCCCAAAACGCCGAAGCTTTATATAGGAAAGGAATGATGGATTGTTTTAGTCTAAGAGAATCTGAATTTGGTCTCCATTGTTTGAAGAAAGCGGCCGAGAAAGGTCACGTAGAAGCTATATATACTTACGGTATTATCTTGATTTGTTTCGGGGGTGAGCTAAGGGAACAAGGGCTTCGAATTATATCTTCTCTTGATCTCACGAATTCTAGCAAAAGAAGAACAAGAATCGTGACCAGTTGCCGTTTAAAAACCGAAAACTTTTTGAGCAATATGTGGGTGTACGCTGCATTGACCGAACCCACACGAATCAGCCGTAGTTGTGATGGTGACATTAGGGAAAGACCGAATCGTTCATGTACTTCTTCGGAAGGCCAAGCTTGGGAAGCAAGCAAAAACGTCGGCTATTGTTGCGATCCATGTTTTTGGGACGGTGAAGCAACTCTGTTTTGTAGTTTGCTTAggaaatatttaattaattag
- the LOC107958262 gene encoding 15.4 kDa class V heat shock protein: MEFSFPSYQLSSLYHYLLPSPALFSNQLLPESHVNWTQTPEAHVYSADLPGVRKEEIKVEVEDSRYLIIRTEAIDDSTKPAMDFKRKFRLPGSIDTDGISAKYEDGVLTVTVPRTFRRGSFYIDPADVPDRVEVLARAA, from the exons ATGGAGTTTTCCTTCCCATCATACCAACTTTCTTCCTTGTATCATTATCTCCTTCCATCTCCTGCCCTTTTCTCCAACCAGCTTCTTCCTGAAAGCCATGTTAATTGGACTCAAACCCCAGAGGCTCACGTTTACTCTGCTGATCTTCCTG GGGTGAGGAAGGAGGAGATAAAAGTGGAAGTTGAGGACTCAAGATATCTTATAATTAGGACCGAGGCCATCGATGACTCAACAAAACCAGCCATGGACTTCAAGAGGAAATTCCGGCTGCCTGGTTCCATAGATACTGATGGAATATCAGCTAAATATGAAGATGGGGTCTTGACAGTAACCGTGCCAAGGACTTTCAGGAGGGGTAGTTTCTATATTGACCCTGCAGATGTGCCTGATAGGGTCGAAGTTCTTGCAAGGGCCGCCTGA